The sequence TGCACTGAGCTGATCTCTTACCTAAGCTCAAAGGAATAGTATGGTTTGTGTAATTTTGTGATCAGTGGTAGTTGTGCTGACCTATTTTGACTGCATTTCTTGTGGGCGATTCCTCTTTTACAGAGGTGCTGATGGGCAAGTACAGCAAAGCGGAGTCAAATATAATGGAGCTGAAAATACTGGAGGCCACGGTTTTGCATGGTGTTGAcgtgaaaggaatgaaatttcACACTGACCTGAGGAACAGACGGTTCGATCGGATTGTCTTTAATTTTCCTCATGCTGGCTTCAGAGGACCTGAGGACCAGGTCCATATGATCAAGTATGTGCACCATTttgtcttgttttttttttgtatttaatgtttattaaatccTGGATTAAgaaattcttgtttttcttcaCGTGTATTAGCTGTATCATAATTTGTCTTAGTGAATTCCTTGAATCTAGATTCGATATAGTATTCCCAAGGCTACATCTGTATGCAAAGAGgttattcttttttgtttagAAAACCTATGCGCTGATGCAAATGGCATCGGATAGATTATCAATGAAATTGTTtcttttttcagtttttattCTAGCAACCGCTGATACTCTTTATGCATACAGTAAGAGTAAGTAATATATTAGATGCTTTACCTAAAGAATTAGTTGCATCGATCTTATCTGTCCTCAATAGGACATTTTACTTCAGATCTTATGATGTAGAGAAAAAAGGTTCCCATGTGTCAACCTTTAATGCAAGAATAATAAGCCAAGAGCATATTGTTGGTTTCATGGACTTTTGTGTATATATCCTTTTTTGCAGCACTTTATAGTAGTTTTTTATTAGTTCTTTCTTTGTATGTACACTATACTAGAATTGTTATTGGAACGTGTTGAAGTTTTTCCGTATATATGAAACAAGATTGATAGTGTCGAGAAggattatttttttatgacaaTGGTAACAAAGTAGTTATCTGATTGTTACTTACTGCTTTTAGTCAAATTTAACAGGCTGCCTTCTTAGGACCTTTTGTTTCTTAGTAATCTTCTTTTTAACCATCTTCTCTGACCTTTAGTTTGCACAAGGAGCTGGTGAGGGGGTTTTTCCGCAATGCATGCAACCTACTTATGTCTTATGGTGAAATCCATGTTAGCCACAAGACAGGACATCCATATGATAGATGGGATCTTGAGCACTTAGCCTCGGAGTCTTCGCTTATTATGTTTGATAAAGTTGATTTCCAAAAGGCAGACTATCCTGGGTATAACCAAAAGAGAGGAGATGGTCGAAAGTGCGATCAACCTTTCAATCTTGGTACTTGTTGCACATTCAAGTTCCAAATTGGAGAGTTGAAGAAGCGGAAGAAACTGAATTGGAGCAGGGCTGGGTCAATCTCATCCATTGGAGGCAACGTCCATCTTGACAAATTGGCAACCGACACAAGGCCATTTCATCTGCCTTGGCTACATTTTTCTCCACCGTTCAACACAGCTCGCATGGCGGTGACTCTGCAGCCTCATGTAGTTGCTCAAAGGCAACAGCCAGGTTTTCTACTAAACTTCAATGGCACCGTGAGAGCTCTTTCGCTTCATCAACAAAGCACTGTCCTGCCAATGCTCAGCGTCCCAGGGCCATCGCTGAATGATTTACCTGCTCCAGTGGTCATCCCTCCACCAATGGGCAGAATCGCATGTCCCAATCTCCTTGCACCTCAGGAGCAGCCTTGGTATAAGCAGAGAACTATTACTGATCTGCCAGGAAGAGATATCTACTCTTACTTTGAATACCAAAGGTGTGTGCAGAGGGAGCAAGAAATGCAGAGGCAAGCGATGATGCCTGGAGCAAACGGCTTGAACTATTCTTCTGCCTTCTTGGAAGATCGCCGCAGGGAATCTGTTCAGAAGCAGGAGTGGTTGCGCAGGAAGATCGCATTGCGCAGTCGGCAGTGAAGGACCGTCGGGACTTCGGAGGTGTACGTGTATCTGCCAAGAAGATCGATCGAGCAGAGGAACTCGACCTCCCCAGATATGCTATGTTAGATATGACCAAGTGTTTTGTACACAGGTAGGGCTATTTTGTGTGGCAAACAC is a genomic window of Phragmites australis chromosome 17, lpPhrAust1.1, whole genome shotgun sequence containing:
- the LOC133897003 gene encoding uncharacterized protein LOC133897003, producing the protein MAVGHAAAAIGGGDGAGGQATSEEPLPAEGVPAAITMEGDEAEEEEEEKWLNHYSSMQSILIVGDGDFSFSLALATAFGSGANLVATSLDTYEVLMGKYSKAESNIMELKILEATVLHGVDVKGMKFHTDLRNRRFDRIVFNFPHAGFRGPEDQVHMINLHKELVRGFFRNACNLLMSYGEIHVSHKTGHPYDRWDLEHLASESSLIMFDKVDFQKADYPGYNQKRGDGRKCDQPFNLGTCCTFKFQIGELKKRKKLNWSRAGSISSIGGNVHLDKLATDTRPFHLPWLHFSPPFNTARMAVTLQPHVVAQRQQPGFLLNFNGTVRALSLHQQSTVLPMLSVPGPSLNDLPAPVVIPPPMGRIACPNLLAPQEQPWYKQRTITDLPGRDIYSYFEYQRCVQREQEMQRQAMMPGANGLNYSSAFLEDRRRESVQKQEWLRRKIALRSRQ